Proteins encoded within one genomic window of Thermococcus celer Vu 13 = JCM 8558:
- a CDS encoding N-glycosylase/DNA lyase yields MTLDRFIRVGYRSDDEKIRELVDILGDLGLDCARTIEERVDLQFDALRNLRENLKNDGLFIRLVLANALVSYQLSGKGEDWWWEFSRYFSENPPEEGISRAYSRFLPVSRTNRRLVAGKVRRLERVEPFVDSLSLDDLRDYYFGGMERLRDDLAKALNSRRSAKTVVFAVKMFGYAGRIAFGKFVPYPMAIEIPEDVRINSYTRRFTAEPPVSFWRRIAEKTRIPPLHIDSILWPVLGGKEEVLRRLRENCREWEEVLRLAEL; encoded by the coding sequence GTGACCCTCGACCGCTTCATCCGGGTGGGGTACAGATCCGACGATGAGAAGATCCGGGAGCTCGTGGACATCCTCGGCGATCTCGGACTCGACTGCGCCAGGACGATCGAGGAGAGGGTCGACCTCCAGTTCGACGCCCTGAGGAACCTCCGCGAGAATCTGAAGAACGACGGGCTCTTCATCAGGCTCGTCCTTGCCAACGCCCTCGTCAGCTACCAGCTCAGCGGTAAGGGCGAGGACTGGTGGTGGGAGTTCTCGAGGTACTTCTCGGAGAACCCGCCGGAAGAAGGTATCTCCCGGGCCTATTCCCGTTTCCTGCCCGTCTCGAGGACGAACCGCAGGCTCGTCGCGGGGAAGGTGAGGAGACTCGAGAGGGTCGAGCCGTTCGTTGACTCGCTGTCTCTTGACGACCTGAGGGACTACTACTTCGGCGGGATGGAGCGCCTGCGCGACGACCTCGCGAAGGCCCTCAACTCAAGGAGAAGCGCCAAGACTGTGGTCTTCGCGGTGAAGATGTTCGGTTACGCGGGCAGGATAGCCTTCGGGAAGTTCGTGCCCTACCCGATGGCCATCGAGATACCCGAAGACGTCAGGATAAACTCCTACACGAGGCGCTTCACGGCCGAACCGCCCGTGAGCTTCTGGCGGAGAATCGCGGAGAAGACGAGAATCCCGCCGCTCCACATCGACTCGATCCTCTGGCCCGTCCTCGGCGGAAAGGAGGAGGTTCTGCGGAGACTGAGGGAGAACTGCCGGGAATGGGAGGAGGTTCTGAGGCTGGCCGAGCTTTGA
- a CDS encoding beta-ribofuranosylaminobenzene 5'-phosphate synthase family protein, translated as MIIRTPRRLHLGLIDPSATLGRRFGSLGVALEGGYEVRIVEGEGLEIIARGEDRETIEFTVKRMNSAYETGVNYTVEVRKAIPRHVGLGSTTQLSLAVATGIARLNNLDVSVEELARVLGRGKNGGAGIYSFAHGGFVVDGGSRSGIPPLIFREDFPAGWAFLLIIPELKPGFNEEEEKPVMEGVTGRADVAMEISHRILLGLLPALKERDIRAFGEHLSAIQRLVGKHFEPYQGGEFREDVKLILDFLAEKTYGYGQSSWGPTVYGLIRRGEFQGLSVEAVDFLRDQGLKARVELGLPNNRGAEVVGENAFLERLIRNVAGE; from the coding sequence CTCCGCGAAGGCTTCACCTCGGCCTCATAGACCCGTCGGCCACCCTCGGAAGGCGCTTCGGAAGCCTTGGGGTGGCGCTCGAGGGAGGCTACGAGGTCAGGATCGTCGAGGGCGAGGGGCTTGAGATAATCGCCCGGGGCGAGGACAGGGAGACCATCGAGTTCACCGTGAAGAGGATGAACTCCGCCTACGAAACGGGTGTGAACTACACAGTCGAGGTCAGGAAAGCCATCCCGAGGCACGTAGGCCTTGGTTCCACGACCCAGCTCAGCCTGGCCGTCGCGACCGGAATAGCCCGGCTCAATAACCTGGACGTCTCAGTTGAGGAGCTCGCGCGGGTTCTCGGAAGGGGGAAGAATGGCGGCGCCGGCATCTACTCCTTCGCCCACGGCGGCTTCGTGGTGGACGGCGGGAGCAGGAGCGGTATCCCGCCGCTGATATTCCGCGAGGACTTTCCGGCCGGATGGGCTTTCCTCCTCATCATCCCGGAGCTCAAGCCAGGATTCAACGAGGAGGAGGAAAAGCCCGTGATGGAGGGGGTCACGGGCAGGGCGGACGTTGCAATGGAGATAAGCCATCGGATCCTGCTCGGTCTCCTCCCGGCGTTGAAGGAGCGGGACATCAGGGCATTCGGTGAGCACCTGTCCGCGATACAGAGGCTCGTTGGGAAGCACTTCGAGCCCTACCAGGGCGGCGAGTTCAGGGAGGACGTAAAGCTTATACTCGATTTTCTGGCGGAGAAAACCTACGGTTACGGCCAGAGCTCCTGGGGACCGACGGTCTACGGCCTCATACGGCGGGGCGAGTTCCAGGGGCTGAGCGTGGAGGCCGTTGATTTCCTCAGGGACCAGGGCTTAAAGGCCAGGGTTGAGCTCGGCCTCCCGAACAACCGGGGAGCTGAGGTGGTGGGCGAGAACGCCTTCCTCGAGAGGCTGATAAGGAACGTGGCGGGTGAGTGA